In Uranotaenia lowii strain MFRU-FL chromosome 2, ASM2978415v1, whole genome shotgun sequence, one genomic interval encodes:
- the LOC129744291 gene encoding serine protease snake-like: MAGRLRLALSLIVAVYFIAFDGVHGSRLAVEKCSEYRNLKINKCPPKELILTPRIKSGEFPHQALLGYEKPDGTVEFQCGGVLISKRYVLTVAHCLSNHDQPTVVRLGEVNILQKGDERDVPIESIIIHPNYLRSQFYNDIALIKLHQDVQFTRSIRPACLWTENTFNQSSATTTSFSQTTEFEKESLIELPTKILDKSHCAHFTENLRRLKNGWADHFICTESSKENDGVDGCLRNSGDPLQVPADEGSCIYHLLGLSSFGSCGSPIGVYISVPSFIDWIEQTVWK; this comes from the exons ATGGCTGGACGGTTAAGGTTGGCTCTATCGTTGATCGTGGCAGTTTATTTCATCGCTTTTGATG GCGTTCACGGATCAAGATTGGCAGTGGAAA AGTGCAGCGAAtacagaaacttaaaaattaacaaatgccCTCCAAAGGAATTGATTTTAACACCAAGAATCAAAAGTGGCGAATTTCCTCACCAAGCTCTGCTGGGTTATGAGAAACCTGACGGAACAGTTGAATTTCAATGTGGAGGAGTTCTGATAAGCAAACGTTACGTGCTAACTGTGGCACATTGCTTAAGTAATCATGATCAGCCAACAGTAGTGCGGCTAGGTGAAGTCAACATCCTTCAAAAAGGCGATGAAAGGGATGTTCCAATTGAATCGATAATCATTCACCCAAACTATCTCCGCTCGCAGTTCTACAACGACATTGCCCTCATTAAGCTTCATCAGGACGTGCAGTTTACGCGATCGATTCGACCAGCTTGTCTTTGGACGGAAAACACCTTCAATCAAAGTTCGGCAACGACAACGAGCTTCTCGCAGACGACGGAATTCGAAAAAGAGAGTTTAATTGAGCTGCCAACAAAAATTTTGGATAAATCGCACTGTGCACATTTTACCGAGAATCTACGACGGTTAAAAAATGGTTGGGCTGATCACTTCATATGCACAGAAAGTTCAAAAGAAAACGATGGTGTCGATGGTTGCCTCCGAAATAGTGGAGATCCTCTGCAAGTTCCCGCAGATGAGGGCAGCTGTATCTATCACCTGCTCGGACTGTCGTCGTTTGGAAGTTGTGGTAGTCCCATCGGTGTTTATATTTCAGTCCCCAGTTTTATCGATTGGATTGAACAAACTGTATGGAAGTga